From a region of the Arachis ipaensis cultivar K30076 chromosome B09, Araip1.1, whole genome shotgun sequence genome:
- the LOC107615094 gene encoding protein MAINTENANCE OF MERISTEMS-like, with protein MARQVENDVDINRLNETTHYAGAADFEVSFVMVVKFNDVAIVRLVMKIWNRPRLLLPRRVSHTLPPPDAIVPYLVEAGFGDTVPLRNFIFDNSLISALVERWRPETHMFHLPWGEVVPYRDVGIGGAAPRCQASRGSTGGGIEEGVVHAEACVATGSCPPDAPDRGSRVLPTDFAECRAFFWGSAVLVWMYQSLSLAAQRDVTDINGCTPLLMSWIYQRFPQWCPPDRGVYQYPLATRLVRLPQQSRDQHEARVLRWRVSLDRLRFDEFAWKVYDDPALQALCPPWFREEEEWGTWLSAVPLLCFNIVRFHHVDRVKQQFIGE; from the exons ATGGCGCGCCAAGTGGAGAATGACGTGGACATAAACAGGCTGAACGAGACGACACATTACGCCGGAGCGGCCGACTTCGAGGTTAGTTTCGTCATGGTTGTTAAATTTAATGATGTTGCCATTGTTAGGCTAGTCATGAAGATCTGGAAC AGGCCTCGCCTCCTACTGCCTCGGCGAGTGAGCCATACTTTACCTCCACCGGACGCCATCGTCCCGTATCTGGTTGAGGCCGGATTCGGCGACACCGTGCCCCTCAGGAATTTTATTTTTGACAATTCCTTGATTTCAGCACTGGTGGAGCGATGGCGTCCAGAGACGCACATGTTTCATCTCCCGTGGGGTGAG GTGGTACCATACAGAGACGTAGGCATTGGTGGAGCAGCTCCTCGGTGTCAGGCCTCCCGTGGCAGCACAGGAGGTGGCATAGAGGAAGGAGTCGTTCACGCTGAAGCTTGTGTGGCTACGGGATCGTGTCCACCAGATGCCCCAGACAGAGGATCCCGAGTCCTTCCGACA GACTTTGCGGAGTGTAGAGCGTTTTTCTGGGGCTCGGCTGTGCTGGTCTGGATGTATCAATCCCTTTCTTTGGCGGCTCAGCGGGACGTCACGGATATCAATGGCTGCACTCCGTTGTTGATGTCTTGGATTTATCAGAGATTCCCCCAGTGGTGTCCACCAGATAGAGGCGTCTACCAGTATCCGTTGGCTACGAG GTTGGTTAGATTGCCGCAACAGAGTAGGGATCAGCATGAGGCCAGGGTCCTGCGTTGGAGGGTTTCCCTCGACCGGCTACGTTTCGACGAG TTTGCATGGAAAGTCTACGATGACCCTGCCCTGCAGGCTTTGTGTCCGCCCTGGTTTCGTGAGGAGGAGGAGTGGGGGACATGGTTGTCAGCCGTTCCCCTATTGTGCTTCAATATCGTCCGATTTCACCATGTAGATCGGGTGAAACAGCAGTTCATTGGAGAGTAG
- the LOC107617825 gene encoding long chain acyl-CoA synthetase 8, whose translation MANQNAMPSWLKSLNINNIYFMKDHGEYGVVAAIVIGILVPILFSTLFLGKRRGKVRGVPVKVGGEAGYAVRNAQEKELVEVPWKGATTMAHLFEQSCKKYTNNQCLGTRKLIGKDFVTSSDGRKFEKVHLGEYEWETYGQVFARVCNFASGILRFGHNIDSRVAIFADTRSEWLISLQGCFRQSITVVTIYATLGEDALIHSLNETQVSTLICDSKKLKMLDAISSKLPSIQNIIYFEDEDKDASSGSLGNWKTASFSEVEKLGKESPVEPSFPSKDAIAVVMYTSGSTGLPKGVMITHGNIVATTAAVITVIPNLGTKDVYLAYLPLAHVFEMAAESVMLATGIAIGYGSPLTLTDTSNKIKKGTKGDVSVLKPTLLTAVPAILDRIREGVVSKVEEKGGIVKNLFQIAYNRRLAAVKGSWLGAWGIEKLVWDTIVFKKIRLLLGGRIRFMLCGGAPLSGDSQHFINICIGAPIGQGYGLTETFAGAAFSEWDDDSVGRVGPPLPCAYIKLVSWEEGGYKTSDKPMPRGEVVVGGFSVTGGYFKNQEKTNEVYKVDENGLRWFYTGDIGQFHPDGCLEIIDRKKDIVKLQHGEYLSLGKVEAVLSTCNYVDSVMVHADPFHNYCVALIVPSRKSLENWAQQAGTEYKDFPELCSKTESTNEVLQAINKVAKAGKLQKSEIPAKIKLLPDPWTPESGLVTAALKIKREQLKAKFKDDLKKLYE comes from the exons ATGGCCAACCAAAATGCTATGCCCTCCTGGTTAAAAAGTCTTAATATCAACAATATATATTTCATGAAAGATCATGGAGAATATGGAGTTGTAGCTGCTATAGTCATAGGCATCCTAGTTCCTATcttgttttcaactcttttcttGGGAAAGAGAAGAGGAAAGGTACGAGGTGTTCCAGTAAAGGTTGGTGGTGAGGCAGGTTACGCAGTGCGTAATGCTCAGGAAAAGGAGTTGGTTGAAGTTCCTTGGAAAGGAGCTACAACCATGGCTCATCTATTTGAACAATCTTGTAAGAAATATACCAACAATCAATGTCTAGGAACAAGAAAGCTAATCGGAAAGGATTTTGTTACATCTAGTGATGGCCGGAAGTTTGAGAAAGTACACTTAGGAGAGTATGAATGGGAAACATATGGACAGGTTTTTGCTCGTGTGTGCAACTTTGCATCTGGTATCCTTAGATTTGGCCATAATATAGATAGCCGTGTTGCAATTTTCGCTGATACTCGATCTGAGTGGCTCATTTCCCTTCAG GGTTGCTTCCGACAGAGTATAACAGTTGTTACTATTTATGCTACTTTAGGGGAGGATGCCCTAATTCACTCACTAAATGAG ACCCAAGTTTCAACCCTGATATGCGACTCAAAGAAGTTGAAGATGTTGGATGCAATAAGTTCTAAGCTACCATCTATTCAGAACATTATTTACTTTGAAGATGAAGACAAAGATGCTTCCTCGGGAAGTTTGGGCAACTGGAAAACTGCATCTTTTAGTGAAGTTGAGAAACTTGGGAAAGAAAGTCCCGTTGAACCGAGCTTTCCTTCCAAGGATGCTATTGCTGTTGTGATGTATACAAGTGGTAGTACAGGGCTGCCAAAG GGTGTTATGATTACTCATGGTAACATCGTAGCCACTACAGCGGCTGTTATCACGGTGATTCCAAATCTGGGTACCAAGGATGTATATTTAGCCTATTTGCCCCTTGCACATGTTTTTGAAATGGCTGCAGAG TCTGTTATGCTGGCTACCGGGATTGCAATTGGTTATGGCTCTCCTTTGACTCTCACAGACACATCTAATAAAATCAAGAAAGGAACCAAGGGAGATGTTAGTGTATTGAAGCCCACTCTTCTGACAGCTGTACCAGCTATTCTTGATCGTATTCGAGAAGGAGTTGTTTCAAAG GTTGAGGAAAAGGGGGGAATTGTGAAAAATCTTTTCCAGATAGCATACAATCGCCGACTGGCTGCAGTTAAGGGAAGCTGGCTAGGGGCTTGGGGAATAGAGAAATTGGTGTGGGATACCATTGTCTTTAAAAAAATTCGCCTTTTACTAGGAGGCCGTATACGATTTATGCTTTGTGGTGGAGCCCCTTTATCCGGAGATTCACAGCACTTTATCAATATCTGCATAGG AGCTCCTATTGGGCAAGGATATGGGTTGACCGAAACATTTGCTGGGGCTGCCTTCTCTGAGTGGGATGATGACAGTGTGGGGCGTGTTGGTCCACCTCTTCCTTGTGCTTACATTAAG CTAGTTTCTTGGGAAGAAGGAGGGTACAAGACTTCAGACAAACCAATGCCACGAGGAGAGGTTGTAGTTGGTGGATTCAGTGTTACTGGTGGTTACTTTAAGAATCAAGAGAAAACTAATGAAGTGTACAAG GTTGATGAAAATGGCTTACGCTGGTTTTATACTGGCGACATTGGGCAATTCCATCCAGATGGTTGTCTTGAAATCATAGATAGGAAGAAGGATATCGTCAAACTTCAACATGGAGAATATCTCTCTCTTGGAAAG GTTGAAGCAGTGCTATCTACTTGTAATTATGTGGACAGTGTCATGGTTCATGCAGATCCCTTTCATAATTACTGTGTTGCTCTTATTGTTCCATCACGCAAGTCTCTGGAGAATTGGGCTCAGCAAGCTGGTACTGAATACAAAGATTTTCCTGAACTGTGTAGCAAAACTGAAAGTACCAATGAAGTCCTGCAGGCCATTAACAAG GTTGCAAAAGCTGGAAAGCTGCAGAAATCTGAAATCCCAGCAAAGATAAAGTTGCTTCCAGATCCATGGACACCAGAATCTGGATTAGTCACTGCTGCTCTCAAGATAAAGAGAGAACAGCTGAAAGCTAAATTCAAAGATGATCTGAAGAAGCTGTATGAATGA
- the LOC107615095 gene encoding uncharacterized protein LOC107615095, whose protein sequence is MRNGDNGVTFECQDPILFHTQRVETLSDLKSLILSKVGGTQARKIRRVSYRLLAPMGNGVFRFRLFRLHGDEHVRLMFDIHRRIMCEQDDRPLAPPPIHVAIPEHEAKEGKEESDADYVADSGDRESSDGGDEDEFVPETPAGAVPRHVLPPPHPISALSVVPSHYHSLDLDAMHERIPISDTCGVDYNLDGGVEFRVGHRFRSREAVLQGVKNYSIRRSAEYRVIESDRLKYHVQCCQADSGCQWSLRVALCQNLGYWEVRMFGGPHSCLGAVQASYHFKPSYRKVWMAKQKAIERIYGDWKESYNKVPKLLQTL, encoded by the exons ATGAGAAATGGCGACAACGGGGTGACATTTGAGTGTCAGGATCCGATATTATTTCACACTCAGCGTGTGGAGACGTTATCGgatttgaagagtttgatattgagcaaggTTGGTGGGACACAAGCGAGGAAAATCAGAAGGGTGTCGTATAGGTTGCTGGCACCCATGGGAAATGGAGTCTTTCGGTTTCGACTATTCCGACTGCACGGGGACGAGCATGTGCGACTAATGTTCGACATTCATAGGAGGATCATGTGTGAACAG GACGACCGACCTCTTGCACCACCGCCCATTCATGTCGCGATTCCGGAGCATGAGGCAAAGGAGGGTAAGGAGGAGTCGGATGCGGATTATGTGGCAGACAGTGGAGACAGAGAGTCTTCCGATGGTGGAGATGAAGATGAGTTTGTGCCGGAGACACCTGCAGGGGCTGTGCCGCGCCATGTGCTGCCTCCACCTCACCCGATTTCGGCGCTATCGGTTGTGCCAAGTCACTATCACAGTCTAGATCTGGATGCCATGCATGAGAGGATCCCAATTTCTGACACCTGTGGAGTGGATTACAACCTAGACGGTGGTGTGGAGTTTCGGGTCGGACACAGGTTCAGAAGCCGAGAGGCGGTGCTTCAAggtgtgaagaactacagtattcgCAGGAGTGCTGAGTACCGGGTGATCGAGTCCGACCggttaaagtaccatgtgcagtGCTGTCAAGCCGACAGTGGGTGTCAATGGAGCCTCCGTGTGGCCCTTTGTCAGAATCTCGGATACTG GGAGGTTCGGATGTTTGGTGGACCACACAGTTGTCTG GGTGCGGTCCAGGcaagctatcacttcaaaccgTCATACAGAAAGGTGTGGATGGCAAAGCAGAAGGCAATTGAACGGATCTACGGTGATTGGAAAGAGTCGTACAACAAGGTGCCGAAACTGCTTCAGACACTGTAG